The nucleotide sequence ATACATTCTTCGTGCACTTCACAAGTAAAAGGTGATAACACTACTGCGCAAATCATAACAGAAAAAACAGATTATGATACCGATGATCCGGCGATATGGTTTAATAAAAAAGATTCTTCTAAGAGTATAATTTTTGGTACCGATAAAAATTCTGATGGAGCAGTTTATGCTTTCGATCTCGATGGGAAAATAATAAAAGATAAGGTTCTTAAAGGTTTAGCGTACCCAAATAATATTGATATAGAATATGCTGTTGCTACAATTAATGATGTTCTCGTAGATATTCTAGTTGTTTCAGAAAGAGATAAGCATCAAATAAGAATTTTCTCCGTTCCAGATATGAAACCTATAGATAACGGTGGGCTGAAGGTTTTTGAAAATGAAACTAAGAAATCTTTTAATTTACCCATGGGGATAGCCATTTATAAATCACCATTAGATGGAACGGTTTATATAATAATTAGTAGAAAAAATGGGCCTCAATATGATTATCTGTATCAATATAAATTGATTGCTCTTAAAGGAAATTTTAAAATTGAACTTGTAAGGAAGTTTGGGGAATTCAGCCAAAAAAAAGAAATAGAATCTATAGCGGTAGATGATGAGTTGGGCTTTATTTATTATTCTGATGAAACTTATGGCATTCGGAAGTATTATGCTGAACCAAATTTAGGAAATAAGGAGGTTGGAAGTTTTGGACATAAGATCTTTAAACGGGATAGTGAGGGGATTGCTATAATACCTAGAGATAAAGGATTGGGTTATATCATAGTTTCCAATCAACAAAATGATACATTTAGTGTTTTTACAAGAGATACTAATCAATATATAAAAGATATAGATTTAGGTACGAAACAGTCAGATGGATGCGAATTTTCTTCTTTAATAGGAAATAAAAATTTTGAGAAAGGTCTTTTTGTAGCTATGGACAATGATAAAACCTTTCATTTTATCAATTTGAATTTATATCAATTAGACTAAGTCTAAATACTAATATTAACTTACAAAAATGCGGTATAGAATTATGTTGTTACAGATTTTATACTTTCATTAATAGTGCTTTAACAGCAGATTGGGAGAGCTTCAGTCTTTAAAATGATAACTTTGAATTGCTAGAAAAATCAAACCTTTTTGGGTCTGAATTTGAAAAATGAATAAAAAAAAAGAAGTTATGTCAAAGAGTGAAAGTAAAGAATTAAAGACTATTAATCCTGCAACCGGAGAAAAGTTGAAAAACTATCCGATAATGACAGATAAGGAAGCAGATGATGCAGTAAAAAAATGTCATGAAGCATTTTTGGATTGGAGGTTGAAAACCCATGAAGAACGTGCTGAAGTTCTTAGAGGAATAGGAAAAAGTCTTATAGATCATCAAAAAGAATTGTCTGAACTTATGACATCAGAGATGGGAAAACTCGTTTCTCAAGGTGTAAGTGAAATTGAATTATGTAAAGGAATTTGTGATTGGACTGCAGATAATGGACCTGAAGAATTAAAAGATCTTCACCGTACGCTACCTAATGGCGGTAAAGGAATAATTTCTTATGCTCCATTAGGAGTAATTTATGGAATACAGCCTTGGAATTTCCCAACATATCAGGTAATGAGATATGCTATTGCTAATTTGATGACTGGAAATGGAATCTTATTGAAGCATGCTGAGAATGTTACCGGTTCTGCATTATTACTGGAGAAGATATTTGTAGCAGGCGGATTGCCAAAAGATCTTTTTACCGTTTTGAGAATTGATCACGATCAATCTGATGCTATTATAGAAAATGATCTTGTTAGAGGGGTTACGCTTACAGGAAGTTCTGCAGCAGGAAAAATTATTGGTAAGAAAGCGGGAGAAGCTCTGAAGAAAACAGTTTTAGAATTAGGTTCTAATGATGCATACATCGTTATGGATGATGCAGATATAGATCTAGCAGTTAAAACATGTGTTACTGGTAGAATCTACAATAATGGAGAAACCTGTGTAGCAGCCAAAAGATTCGTTGTAGTAGATAAAGTATACGACAAATTTAAGGAAGGATTTGTAAAGGCAATGAGTAACATCAAGCATGGAGATCCTACGAAAGAAGAGACAGAGCTTGGACCAATTGCTAGAGAAGATCTTAGGGATACTTTACATGAGCAAGTAGAAAAAAGTGTTAAGAATGGTGCAGAGATATTGTGTGGTGGAGAAATGCCTGAAGGTAAAGGTTTCTATTATCCAGCAACAGTACTTGGGAATGTTAAACCTGGACAGCCTGCATATGATGATGAACTTTTTGGACCGGTAGCATCTTTAATAAAAGCGAAAGATAACGAAGACGCGCTAAGAATTGCCAATGATAGTAGATTTGGTCTTGGTGGTGGAATTTTTTCCAAAGACGAGGACAAAGCAATTGAGCTAGCAAGTAAATATTTTGATACTGGAATGATCTTTATTAACTCATTTGGAGTGGCACAACCAAATATGCCATTTGGAGGAACTAAAAACTCTGGGTATGGTAAAGAGCATGGTGGATTTGGAATGCATGAATTTATTAATGCAAAAGCTATAATGAGCTTAAATTCATAAGAGCAAGAATTATTTTTTGAGAAAAAGGTTGAGGTATCTCCTCAGCCTTTTTTTTATTTTAATACGTTATTTATCAAATTTATGACAATCAAAATCCCATATTTCCTTTTATTTTTTATTCTGATGTTTTCATCTTGTGCGGTTAATAAAACTGAAGATGTATCTTATTTAAACAAGAAGGCAGCTAAAAGTTTTAAAGAGGAACCAAAGATGAATATCTTCAGTCCTAAAAAAGGAACCTCAAAAAAATTACCGGTTCTAATATTTGTGCATGGAGGGAATTGGAATAGTGGTAAAAAGGAGCTTTACAGTTTCTTTGGAAATAATTTCGCTAAAAAAGGAATCGTAACTGTTGTAGTTGGATATACGCTAAGTCCAGAGGCTAGTTATAAAGAAATGGCAATTGAAATAGCGCAAGCTATAAAATGGACTAAAAGTAATATTTCTGATTATAAAGGAGATCCTGAGAAGATATTTCTTACCGGACATTCTGCCGGTGGACATCTTGTTGCTTTGGCGGCATTAGATGGCCAATATGGTATTCAGGAAAAAGATATCTCCGGTATAATTTTAAATGATGCTGCAGGTTTGGATATGCATCATTATCTAGAGAATAATCCACCTACCACCACAGATAATTATTTAACAACGTGGACGAACGACCCTTTACAATGGAAGGACGCCTCCCCAATAAATTATTTGAGTGAATCAACACCGCCCATGCTTATTTACGTTGGAGATAAAACCTATGAGTCTATTAAGGTTGGAAATAAAAGGTTCTTAGAAAAACTTAAAGCATTTCAACCTAAGGTGGAGGTGAAATATATCAATAAAAAGCACATTCCTATGATGACTCAATATTTTTGGTCTTGGAATAATAGATATAAAGAAATTATTAATTTTATAAATAATAACTCTTAACTATTCTGCCTGCTTTTCTTTTTCCTCCTGTGCTTTCTTAAAAATAGCCTTTAATTTTTCTTTATGAGCTGCCTTCTCAATTCTAAGTTTATCTTTCTTTCGTTTTAAAAGTTTGGTGTGCTTAGCTTTATTAGCGGCGTTTTTTTCAACTCCTTTTTTAGGCATCTTAAGTAAAATTTAATGTATAGATCTTTGCAAAGATAGCTGAAAATTTTTCTACTATAGAATATTGCTGATCTCCAAGAACTTTAATGAACTATTAAGAAGGAGTGATTGAAAATTGTAGATTTTCAGGATCCTTTTCTATTATCAATATTAATTCATTCATAATTTGGTTATCGGCACATATTAATGTGAAGTGAAGTTTTAAATAAAGCATCTTAGCAGATATTACTAATTTCTAAACAATTTCATTAACTTGAAAATTACTGTCTTAACCTTTAATTAAATGGCTTTTAGCAACGAGAATAAACCTGTGTATTATCCACCCTTCGAGGAAAAATTAAATATTTTATCCCACGGTTTTGGATTTTTACTTAGTTTAATAGGTTTGGTGCTCTTGATCTTAAAAGCAATAGAGCTGGGAGAACCCTTGCATATTATTAGCTTTAGTATCTTTGGAGCGAGTATGATACTGTTGTATGCAGCCTCTACTTTCTATCATAGTGCTACATCATTAAAGCGTAGATATGTACTTAATATCATAGATCACGCTTGTATATATATACTTATTGCAGGCACATATACTCCTTTTGCTCTTATAACATTACAAGGTTGGATGGGATGGACTCTATTTTCGTTGGTATGGATCATGGCTTTAACCGGTATTATTCTGAAGCTATTTTTTATTGGTAGGTTCCAAACGTTCTCTACCATTATGTATGTGGTAATGGGATGGATTATAGTGGTGTTCCTGAAACCATTATTATCTTCACTTTCTTTATCTGGAGTAGTTCTTCTTTTCTTGGGTGGTGGTTTGTATACCGTTGGAGCTATACTTTTTAGTTTAGATAAGATAAAGTACAACCATGCCATCTTTCATTTATTTGTACTAGGAGGAACTTTCTGTCATTTTCTAGTTATTTATAATTACGTCTTACCAGAATAATTTTTATTATCATTATTTATATTATTGAATATTAATGTGATAAGTATCATAGGGTCTACATTATAAGTTCTTTATATTTATAATATACCTGTCTTTAATCAAATAATTTCATCTTTAGTATGCAGACATTCACTACAAGAAAAGTGGGAATTTGGATAGACCAGTCTAAGGCTTGTTTAATAGAGTTTAGGGATGGAAATGCCATATTTTTGGAGACAATTTCGTCTAATATTTTAAATAACAATAAATCAACTGTAGATTATAGTAGAATTAATAAAATTCAATTTTCATATGATCTCTGTGGTTTAAGATCATCAAGGATTAGTACGTCACACATTCCAAACCTTCAAAAGTATTTTAAAAAGCTACGTGAACAATTGATCAGCTTTGAAGATATATTAATTCTTGGACCGGGAGTGGTTAAGGATCAATTTTATAATGAACTGAAATTAGATCAGCAGTACCATGGTAAATTTATAGCGGTACAAAATAAAGGGAACTTTTCTGAGAAGCAACTTATCTTGTACATTAATGATTTCTTTAATCCTTAAAAAGTGTAATTTGCTGTTTTTTATTTTTCGAATAAATATTAGTAAAACCTCAATATTATATCCATTTAATTAGTACTTTTTAAGTAATTCCTAACTAATAGGTATTCTAAATTGGAATATTTCTTTTTGCTGTTATTTCAATTTTACGATCGTTTCAGATTTAATATAACATTCACTTATTATCAACAGTCTTGCTATTTTAATTATCTTATTTTTGATAATGAATTTTCATATTCCTCTATAATAACAACCCATGAATAGCAGTAGACATTACGTAATAGATTTTGATAGCACCTTTACCCAAGTAGAAGCCTTAGATGTTCTAGGCGAGATCTCTTTGGAAAATCAACCAGATAAAGATGAAAGACTTCAAGAGCTAAAATCTCTAACAGATAGAGGTATGGGGGGAGAGCTGGCGCTAAGAGAATCTCTTAGTTTACGATTAGATCTTCTAAAAGCAAACAAGAATCACCTGGCTCCACTTATTGATGTATTGAAGGGTAAGATCTCTACTTCTTTTGTAAGGAATGAAGCCTTCTTTGAGGAAAATAGTGACCATATATATATAGTATCTAACGGTTTTAAAGAATTTATTGTACCAATAGTAAAGGAGCTTGGAATTAAAGAAGAAAATGTTTTTGCCAACACCTTTGTATTTGATGATGAAGGTAAAATTATAGGGTTTGATAAAGAAAATGTACTTTCCTCCAACAATGGTAAAGTAGAGCAATTAAAAGCCTTAGATCTAAAAGGAGACGTTTATGTTATTGGAGATGGATACACAGATTATGAAATAAAAGCTGCCGGACTGGCAAATAAGTTTTATGCTTTTACAGAGAATATTGAACGTGATAAAGTAACAGAAAAAGCAGATCATATAACTCCTAGCTTAGATGAATTCTTATATGTACATAAAATGAATAAAGCTATCTCCTATCCAAAGAACCGTATTAAAGTATTGTTATTAGAAAACGTACATCCTGATGCCTTACAGATAATGAAAAATGAGGGGTATAATGTAAGTTTGCAAACAGGTGCTATGGATGAAGATGAACTTGCAGAACAAATTAAGGATGTTTCTGTATTAGGTATTCGTTCTAAAACACAGTTAACCAAAAAAGTTTTAGATAATGCCAATAGATTAATTGCCGTTGGAGCCTTCTGTATTGGAACCAACCAGATAGATCTGGAGGAATGTCTTAAAAAGGGAATAGCAGTATTCAACGCACCTTATAGCAATACAAGATCTGTAGTAGAATTGGCAATAGGGGAGATCATTCTTTTAATGCGAAATCTTCCAGATAAGATTGCAAAAATGCATGAGGGCAATTGGGATAAATCTGCTAGCCATAGTTATGAGGTGAGAGGGAAAAAATTAGGTATTGTTGGATACGGAAATATTGGTGCTCAACTATCTGTTATGGCAGAATCTATAGGGTTTGATGTGTATTATTATGATCTGGTAGAAAAACTGGCATTGGGTAATGCTACCAAATGTAATAGCCTTAAAGAATTACTACAAACTGTAGATATTGTAAGTCTTCATGTAGATGGAAGAAAAGAAAATAAGAATCTTATTGGAGAGAAGCAGTTTAAAGAAATGAAAGATGGCGTGATCTTTCTAAATCTTAGTAGAGGACATGTTGTAGATATAGAAGCTTTAAAGAATAATATAAATTCTGGAAAAGTTAATGGGGCAGGGATAGATGTTTTTCCGTCTGAGCCTAAAACCAATAAAGAGAATTTTGAGTCTTCCTTGAAAGGATTACCAAATGTTATATTAACTCCGCATATAGGAGGAAGTACAGAAGAGGCACAAGAAAATATTGGTAATTTTGTTCCAGGGAAGATTATAGAATATATAAATACAGGGAGCACTACTAACAGCGTTAATTTCCCGAATTTGCAACTGCCTATTTTAGAGAATGCTCACAGACTTATTCATATACACCATAATAAGCCGGGAATTATAGCCCATATAAATAGGGTTCTTGCTGCAAATGATATTAATATTGTTGGTCAACATCTTAAAACCAATGAGACTATTGGTTATGTAATTACAGATATTGATAAGGCTTATAATATTGAAGTGGTGAAAGAACTAAAAGAAATTAAAGACACTATTAAATTTAGGATCTTGTATTAGATATAAAAAAGCGAAGAGAGATCATCGCTTTTTTATTTAATTTGAAGCAAGTATTTATCTAGTAAGCCTGCCAAGTTATTTGAAGAAAAATTAGCACCGGTAAGTTTATTTTTTTCCGGGTCTATGCTAAAATTTGAAGCGCTACTAAAATCTGCTTTTTCCAGATTGGTGTTTTCAAAGATTGAGGCAGTTAGATCGCAGTTGTAGAATATTACATCAGGTAGATTTGCATTTGCAAAATCTACCTGTTCTAATTTACAGTTCTCAAAAATTAGCTTTTTGATCTTCAAGGAATAGAAAGAAGAGAAATTTAGAATACAATCTTTAAATCTAAATGAAAGTAAAAACGGGTTACATTCATCAAATCTCAAACCTAATAATTTACAATTAGAAAAAATGCAATCTCTAAACGTTGTATGCTTCAAAAGTGCATTGCTTAGATCAGAATTTATAAACTCACAGTCAGAAAAAGTATAAGATGAAAGATTGGTGGTAGTGAAAGTGCAATTCAAAAAAATACAACTTTCATATTCTCCACTTTCAAGAGGTTGTTCATTAAAATTAGTTCCATTGTATTCTTCGTTCTCAATATAATTCATGTAAAGGGACTACGATTTATTTATTCTGAAATATCAAAATTCGCTTTATAGAAGGTTATTATTTATCTAATAGATTCAAAAATGAGTACTGCTTTATTAAAGTGATCAAATTTATAGTAATTTGATAAGAAGTTTAGATATAAATTCCAATCAAAGTGCGAATAATATTCAATTAAAAAGAACTATTTTTGCACATTAATAAAAGACTTAAGTCGATATGGGCAATATTGTAGCCATTGTAGGGAGACCAAACGTTGGGAAATCCACTTTTTTTAACAGATTAATTCAGCGTAGAGAAGCAATTGTAGATTCCGTTAGTGGGGTAACAAGAGATAGACATTACGGAAAATCTGATTGGAATGGGCAACCATTTTCTTTAATAGATACTGGAGGATATGTAAAAGGAAGTGATGACGTTTTTGAAACTGAGATCGATAAGCAGGTAGAACTTGCCATAGATGAAGCAGATGCTATAATCTTTATGGTAGATGTTGAAACCGGTATTACCGGAATGGATGAAGATGTAGCCAAACTTTTAAGAAAGGTTAAGAAACCTGTATTCTTAGTGGTTAATAAAGTAGATAATTCAAAGCGTTTAGAAAATGCTGTAGAATTTTATTCTCTAGGTTTAGGGGATTACTTTCCTATTGCTAGTACAAATGGTAGTGGAACCGGAGAATTATTAGATGCTCTAATTGAAGCATTGCCCGAGGTTGAAGATGACGACGAAACAGAATTGCCAAGATTTGCTGTGGTAGGAAGACCGAACGCAGGGAAATCTTCATTTATAAATTCATTAATTGGGGAAGACCGTTATATCGTAACCGATGTTGCAGGTACTACTCGTGATTCTATAGATACAAAATACAACCGTTTTGGATTTGAGTTTAATCTTGTAGATACTGCAGGAATAAGACGTAAATCTAAAGTGAAAGAAGATCTTGAATTTTACTCGGTAATGAGATCTGTAAGAGCTATAGAAAATTGTGATGTTTGTTTAATAGTTCTAGATGCAACTCGTGGGTTTGATGGTCAAGTTCAAAATATTTTTTGGCTGGCACAGCGTAATCGTAAAGGTGTAGTTATTCTTGTGAATAAATGGGATCTGATGGAAAAGGAAACCAATACATTGAAGGAATATGAAAAAACGATAAGACGTGAGATTGAGCCTTTTACAGATGTGCCAATTGTTTTTATCTCTGTACATTCTAAGCAACGTATTTTTAAAGCTATAGAAACCGCTGTAGATGTTTACAAAGCGAGAAGTCAGAAAATAAAAACAAGTGAGTTAAACGATACGATGCTTCCTATTATAGAAAGTTATCCACCACCAGCTTGGAAAGGTAAATATGTAAAGATCAAATTCTGTATGCAATTACCAACGCCTCAGCCTCAATTTGCATTTTTCTGTAACTTGCCTCAATATGTGAGAGATCCTTACAAGCGTTATTTAGAGAATAAACTAAGAGAAGTATATAACTTTACAGGAGTACCAATTTCAGTATATTTTAGAAAGAAATAAGGTAAACATATCTAATAAAAAATCCCATCAGTTCTTGCTGATGGGATTTTTTATTTATTCTAAATAGATTATCAAAAATGTATATTTATTAAAGTTATAATTACCAGCTTCCACCAGCACCACCACCACCAAAACCTCCACCGCCAAAGCCGCCTCCAAAACCGCCTCCGCCGCCAAAGCCTCCGCCTCCGCCAAATCCGCCAGAGCTTCCGCCACCAAAGCTACCTCTTCCAAGGCTGCTTAAAATAATGGCATCTAATAAGCCACCACGCATTCCGCCTCTGCTTCCTGGGCCACCACCATTCTTATTCTTTCTGATAAGTGAAATTATAAAAATGATAAAAAAGATACCAATAATTATGAGTCGTGGAGGAATCCCATTACTACTTTCGGTTTGAGGCCTAGAACCTTTGAAAGTTCCATTCAATACCTCAAAAATAGCTGAAGTACCTTTATCCAACCCACCATAGAAGTTGTTATTTCTAAAGTCTGGTAGGATGATATTTTCGATAATGTCTTTAGACTTGGCATCGGTTAGATATTGTTCCAAACCATAACCTGTTGTGATCCATATCTTTCGATCTTCTTTAGCTAATAGCACTAAAAGTCCGTTATCTTCTTTAGATTGTCCAACACCCCATTCCTGCGCCCATTCTGGAGCATAAAGTCCAATATACTCTCCTTCTAATGAGGGAATGGTAGCGATAACAATTTGTGTAGAAGTAGTATCTGCATAATTAATTAATTTTTGCTCCAGCATGCTCTTTTCTTGTGCAGACAAAACTCCTGCCTCATCATAGACACTGGTCTGCTTGCTAGGCTTAGGAGGTATATCTCTCTGAGCATAGCCTGCTAAAGAAAATGCAAGAATAAAAAATAGTACTGGAAATAAAAGTCTTTTAATTGGTAGCATTAGCCTTTTGATATAGTGTCTGGAAGTTCATTAACATCGTTCTCATCCCATGGAAAATGTTTTTGAAGCTGATCCCCAGCTTTCAAAATTCCATCGATAAGTCCTTGTTTGAAATTTCCATTTTTAAAGTGAGTAACAATAGTATCTTTTGTACTCTCCCAGAAATCTACTGGAACAACTGCATTGATACCTTTATCGCCATAGATTACAAAGTTCCGATCTTCTACAGCTACATAGATAAGTACCCCGTTATCTTGCTTTGTATTATCCATCTTAAGGGCATGGAAAACTTCCATAGCCCTTTCAAAGATGTCTTTATTTTCATGAGATTTTTCAATGTGAACTCTAATTTCACCAGAAGTTGCCTTTTCTGCAGAACGGATAGCATCTACAATTTCCTTCTCTTCCTTTTCTGTTAAGAATCTTTCAACTTTACTCATAGCTTTTACTAATTAAAATCGAAGTCTACATCTGGTGCATTTTCAGAACCTGCATCTGCTTCAAATCTAACCATAGGGTCAAATCCAAACCATCCGGCAAACATGCTATTCGGAAAAATTCTAATGTATTTGTTATACTCTGTAACACCCTCATTGTATCTAT is from Gillisia sp. Hel1_33_143 and encodes:
- a CDS encoding phytase, which encodes MQSTTLRYCKVSEIGIGFCLLMSFIFIHSSCTSQVKGDNTTAQIITEKTDYDTDDPAIWFNKKDSSKSIIFGTDKNSDGAVYAFDLDGKIIKDKVLKGLAYPNNIDIEYAVATINDVLVDILVVSERDKHQIRIFSVPDMKPIDNGGLKVFENETKKSFNLPMGIAIYKSPLDGTVYIIISRKNGPQYDYLYQYKLIALKGNFKIELVRKFGEFSQKKEIESIAVDDELGFIYYSDETYGIRKYYAEPNLGNKEVGSFGHKIFKRDSEGIAIIPRDKGLGYIIVSNQQNDTFSVFTRDTNQYIKDIDLGTKQSDGCEFSSLIGNKNFEKGLFVAMDNDKTFHFINLNLYQLD
- a CDS encoding NAD-dependent succinate-semialdehyde dehydrogenase, yielding MSKSESKELKTINPATGEKLKNYPIMTDKEADDAVKKCHEAFLDWRLKTHEERAEVLRGIGKSLIDHQKELSELMTSEMGKLVSQGVSEIELCKGICDWTADNGPEELKDLHRTLPNGGKGIISYAPLGVIYGIQPWNFPTYQVMRYAIANLMTGNGILLKHAENVTGSALLLEKIFVAGGLPKDLFTVLRIDHDQSDAIIENDLVRGVTLTGSSAAGKIIGKKAGEALKKTVLELGSNDAYIVMDDADIDLAVKTCVTGRIYNNGETCVAAKRFVVVDKVYDKFKEGFVKAMSNIKHGDPTKEETELGPIAREDLRDTLHEQVEKSVKNGAEILCGGEMPEGKGFYYPATVLGNVKPGQPAYDDELFGPVASLIKAKDNEDALRIANDSRFGLGGGIFSKDEDKAIELASKYFDTGMIFINSFGVAQPNMPFGGTKNSGYGKEHGGFGMHEFINAKAIMSLNS
- a CDS encoding alpha/beta hydrolase, whose translation is MTIKIPYFLLFFILMFSSCAVNKTEDVSYLNKKAAKSFKEEPKMNIFSPKKGTSKKLPVLIFVHGGNWNSGKKELYSFFGNNFAKKGIVTVVVGYTLSPEASYKEMAIEIAQAIKWTKSNISDYKGDPEKIFLTGHSAGGHLVALAALDGQYGIQEKDISGIILNDAAGLDMHHYLENNPPTTTDNYLTTWTNDPLQWKDASPINYLSESTPPMLIYVGDKTYESIKVGNKRFLEKLKAFQPKVEVKYINKKHIPMMTQYFWSWNNRYKEIINFINNNS
- the trhA gene encoding PAQR family membrane homeostasis protein TrhA, translating into MAFSNENKPVYYPPFEEKLNILSHGFGFLLSLIGLVLLILKAIELGEPLHIISFSIFGASMILLYAASTFYHSATSLKRRYVLNIIDHACIYILIAGTYTPFALITLQGWMGWTLFSLVWIMALTGIILKLFFIGRFQTFSTIMYVVMGWIIVVFLKPLLSSLSLSGVVLLFLGGGLYTVGAILFSLDKIKYNHAIFHLFVLGGTFCHFLVIYNYVLPE
- the serA gene encoding phosphoglycerate dehydrogenase, producing the protein MNSSRHYVIDFDSTFTQVEALDVLGEISLENQPDKDERLQELKSLTDRGMGGELALRESLSLRLDLLKANKNHLAPLIDVLKGKISTSFVRNEAFFEENSDHIYIVSNGFKEFIVPIVKELGIKEENVFANTFVFDDEGKIIGFDKENVLSSNNGKVEQLKALDLKGDVYVIGDGYTDYEIKAAGLANKFYAFTENIERDKVTEKADHITPSLDEFLYVHKMNKAISYPKNRIKVLLLENVHPDALQIMKNEGYNVSLQTGAMDEDELAEQIKDVSVLGIRSKTQLTKKVLDNANRLIAVGAFCIGTNQIDLEECLKKGIAVFNAPYSNTRSVVELAIGEIILLMRNLPDKIAKMHEGNWDKSASHSYEVRGKKLGIVGYGNIGAQLSVMAESIGFDVYYYDLVEKLALGNATKCNSLKELLQTVDIVSLHVDGRKENKNLIGEKQFKEMKDGVIFLNLSRGHVVDIEALKNNINSGKVNGAGIDVFPSEPKTNKENFESSLKGLPNVILTPHIGGSTEEAQENIGNFVPGKIIEYINTGSTTNSVNFPNLQLPILENAHRLIHIHHNKPGIIAHINRVLAANDINIVGQHLKTNETIGYVITDIDKAYNIEVVKELKEIKDTIKFRILY
- a CDS encoding pentapeptide repeat-containing protein; translation: MNYIENEEYNGTNFNEQPLESGEYESCIFLNCTFTTTNLSSYTFSDCEFINSDLSNALLKHTTFRDCIFSNCKLLGLRFDECNPFLLSFRFKDCILNFSSFYSLKIKKLIFENCKLEQVDFANANLPDVIFYNCDLTASIFENTNLEKADFSSASNFSIDPEKNKLTGANFSSNNLAGLLDKYLLQIK
- the der gene encoding ribosome biogenesis GTPase Der, which gives rise to MGNIVAIVGRPNVGKSTFFNRLIQRREAIVDSVSGVTRDRHYGKSDWNGQPFSLIDTGGYVKGSDDVFETEIDKQVELAIDEADAIIFMVDVETGITGMDEDVAKLLRKVKKPVFLVVNKVDNSKRLENAVEFYSLGLGDYFPIASTNGSGTGELLDALIEALPEVEDDDETELPRFAVVGRPNAGKSSFINSLIGEDRYIVTDVAGTTRDSIDTKYNRFGFEFNLVDTAGIRRKSKVKEDLEFYSVMRSVRAIENCDVCLIVLDATRGFDGQVQNIFWLAQRNRKGVVILVNKWDLMEKETNTLKEYEKTIRREIEPFTDVPIVFISVHSKQRIFKAIETAVDVYKARSQKIKTSELNDTMLPIIESYPPPAWKGKYVKIKFCMQLPTPQPQFAFFCNLPQYVRDPYKRYLENKLREVYNFTGVPISVYFRKK
- a CDS encoding TPM domain-containing protein, which codes for MLPIKRLLFPVLFFILAFSLAGYAQRDIPPKPSKQTSVYDEAGVLSAQEKSMLEQKLINYADTTSTQIVIATIPSLEGEYIGLYAPEWAQEWGVGQSKEDNGLLVLLAKEDRKIWITTGYGLEQYLTDAKSKDIIENIILPDFRNNNFYGGLDKGTSAIFEVLNGTFKGSRPQTESSNGIPPRLIIIGIFFIIFIISLIRKNKNGGGPGSRGGMRGGLLDAIILSSLGRGSFGGGSSGGFGGGGGFGGGGGFGGGFGGGGFGGGGAGGSW
- a CDS encoding TPM domain-containing protein, which translates into the protein MSKVERFLTEKEEKEIVDAIRSAEKATSGEIRVHIEKSHENKDIFERAMEVFHALKMDNTKQDNGVLIYVAVEDRNFVIYGDKGINAVVPVDFWESTKDTIVTHFKNGNFKQGLIDGILKAGDQLQKHFPWDENDVNELPDTISKG